The nucleotide window GGCGGCGACGTGATCTCGATCACCCTGGACGAGCTGAAGCCGGCCAATTCGCGATAGTCCGGTCGGCCTCAGTCCGATCCGTCCACCGGATTCCGGTCGGCCGTCCCGCTCCGGTCCGTCGCCTTCGGCGCCTTGAGGCTCGCCTCGATCAGCCGGTCGGCGACCGCGGCGAGCGAGCCGCCCGGCCCGCCCACGCCGAACAACTGGCCGGAGGTGTAGGTCCCTTCCAGCAGCAGCAGCAGGCCGTCGCCGAGCAGAGCCGGATCGTCGGCCCCCATGGCGGCCGCCATTTCGGTCAGCCGCCGGCGCAGTTCCCGCTTGTTCTCCTGGGAGACCAGCCGGGCCGGATGGTCCGGATCGGGATATTCGACCGCGGCATTGGTCAGCCCGCAGCCGCGGTAGCCGTCGACGCAGGCGCGTGTGCCGGTCCCGGAGAAGAACGCCCGTATCTGGGCGCGCGGATCGCCGGGATGGGCGGCGACCGCGGCGTCGAACCGCCCCCAATATTCGGCGTCGTAATCCGTCAGATAGGCCGCCGCGAGCGCGTCCTTGGAGGCGAAGCTGCGATAGAGGCTCGGCTTCGTCACACCGGCGCGCGTCACGATCTCTTCAACGCCCACCGCGCGGATGCCCTCGCGATAGAACAGATCGCGCGCCGTCGCGCGGATGCGGTCGCTCGCCCGGCGCGGCTCGCCGCCTGTCGCCGGCTGCCCCACATCGCCCGGTCGGCCGCTGGGTGAGTCCGTCGCCATGTCCGTCGTCCTGTCCGTCGTCCCGTCGGGTTCGATGCCGGGCGGCACGAAGCCGTGCCGGTCCCCGTCGTCCGCTTGCGGTGTTATTCCGCTTGCAATGTTACCGATCGGTACGTATAGGGGAACAAAGCAACGTACCGGTCAGTCACATGCATATAGCGCGCAAAAGGCCGTTCGGCCAGAACTATGCCTTCGTCGTCGCGGGTGTGGTGTTCCTCTGCCTGCTGGCGTCGGCGGGCCTGCGCTCGGCGCCGAGCGTGATGCTGATCCCGCTGGAACAGGCCTTCGGCTGGAGCCGCGATCTCGTCTCGCTGTCGGCTGCCATCGGCATCTTCCTCTACGGGCTCGTCGGGCCGTTCGCGGCGGCGCTGATGCAGCGCTTCGGCATCAAGCGGGTGCTGGTGCTCGCACTCGTGCTGATGTCGGCCTCGACATATGCCTCGACCTACATGAGCGAGCCCTGGCACCTCGTCGCCACCTGGGGGGTGCTCTCCGGGCTCGGCTCGGGCTGCGTCGCGGTGGTGCTTGGCGCCACGGTGGTCAATCGGTGGTTCTCCACCAACCGCGGCCTGATGATGGGCATCCTCACCGCGTCGACGGCGACCGGCACGCTTCTGTTCCTGCCGGTGCTGGCCTGGCTCGCCCAGACCGGCGGCTGGCAGCCGGTCGCGCTCGCGGTCGCCGCCGGTGCCGCGCTGCTGGTGCCGCTGGTGCTCCTGCTCGTGCCCGAGCGGCCGTCCGATATCGGCCTGCGGCCCTACGGCATGGCCCCGGACGCGGCGCCCGCCGCGACCGCGCCGGCGGTCAACCTGTTCGCGGCCACGTTCGGCGTGCTCGGCCGCGCCGTCCAGCGGCGGACGTTCTGGTACCTGTTCGCAACCTTCTTCATCTGCGGATTCACCACCAACGGGCTCGTCGGCACCCACCTCATCGCGATGTGCGCCGACCGCGGCATCGTCGAGGTGCAGGCGGCCGGGCTGCTGGCGCTGATGGGCGTGTTCGATCTCGCCGGCACCACGCTGTCCGGCTGGCTGACAGACCGCTTCGACGCGCGCAAGCTCTTGTTCCTCTATTACGGCCTGCGTGGCATTTCGCTGATCTATCTGCCGTTCACCGACTTCTCGTTCGTCAGCCTGTCGGTGTTCGCGGTTTTCTACGGTCTCGACTGGATCGCGACCGTGCCGCCGACGCTCAGGCTCACCACAGCCGCGTTCGGCGAGCGCGATGCGCCGGTGGTGTTCGGCTGGGTCGTCGCCGGCCATCAGGTCGGCGCGGCGAGCGCGGCGTTCTTCGGCGGCTACATGCGGACCCTGACCGGCGACTATCTGGAGGCGTTCGTCATCGCCGGCATGACCGGCATCCTCGCCGCCATCCTGGCGCTGATGATCCGCGGCGAACCGCGGCGGGAGCCCGTTCCCGCGTGATGCCGCGCCGGCGCGGCCCGCCGGGGCCGCGCCGCTTCACGGGTTGAATGCCGGCGGACTGCGCCGAAAAACGTGTTTCCCCGAAGCGCGAACTTGACTAAGAAGTGACCGACCAGGCCGGGCCCCTCTGGCAGTTCACCCGAACTGTGATGTCGGACTGGGAGACATCGGAGCGGCCCCGCCTTCGTCTTCCCGTTCGACGATTCTCTGCCTGTTGCTTTCGCGGTTGCCCGTCGTTCCGCCGGAACCGCGCGTCACGTCCGGGAAGGTGCGTGGCTGCTCTTTCAGCGTTCGCGATGAAAGGGTTCCCATGACCGAAATCTTCAGCGTCGAAGCCATGACCGCCTTCTTCCAGGTGGTGCTGATCGACCTCGTGCTTGCCGGCGACAACGCCATCGTCATCGGGCTTGCCGCGGCGGGCCTTCCCAAGGAACAGCGCAACAAGGTCATCTTCGTCGGCGTCATCGCCGCGACGGTGCTGCGCATCGCCTTCGCCAGCGTCACCACCTATCTGCTCGGCATCGTCGGCCTGCTGCTCGCCGGCGGCATCCTGCTGCTCTGGGTGTGCTGGAAGATGTGGCGCGAGCTGCGCGTCAGCCACCGGGAGGAGGAGGGGGCGGTCGAGGCGCTGGCCGATGCCGACCTCAATGCCGACGGCACCATCGCGGGCGGCGCGCCGCGCAAGACCTTCGCCCAGGCGGCCTGGCAGATCGTGATCGCCGACGTCTCGATGTCGCTCGACAACGTGCTCGCGGTCGCCGGCGCGGCGCGCGAGCATCCCTGGGTGCTGGTGAGCGGTCTCGTGCTGTCGATCGCGCTCATGGGCCTCGCCGCGAGCTTCATTGCCCGCCTGCTCCAGCGCTTCCACTGGATCGCCTATATCGGCCTCGCCGTGATTCTCTACGTCGCCATCGAGATGATCTATCGCGGCACGCTCGAGGTCTGGCCGGTCATCGCCGCGCTTTAAGCGGCTTCGGCGGACGGGACCTTTCCGTCTGGCGCGACCGGGGGCGACGCCCCGGTCGCGCCGGGCGGGGAACCGCGACGGCCCGCGCGGCCGGACTTTTCCCCGGATCGCCATGCCGTGCGCCGGACAAGGCTCTAGTGCGCGCCGGAATCATGGTGTAAGAAGCGGCCGTTCCGCACCGCGAGCGCTGCTTCGGGGTGGAGCCTAGGGGTGTAGCTCAGTTGGTAGAGCAGCGGTCTCCAAAACCGCAGGTCGTGGGTTCGAGTCCCTCCGCCCCTGCCATTCCGCCGGACCGGCCAAGCCGCATCCGGCCGGAAAGCCCAGGCCAGCCGAAGGCGCCGGGCCTCGCGCGCAGCTTCCCCTTTGACATCGCGGCCTTGCCTCCCCATATCAGCGTCGTTCCGTCCGCGCGCCGCATGTCGCGCGGTTGTCAGGCGGATGCACGGGACGGGGTTTGCAAGGGATTGTCTTCAGAAGGGGCTTTCTTGGACCGGGCTTCGACATCGACACGGACGGAAGGCCTGCCGGACTTGCGGTTGGCGGCAACCTCCGTTATTAACGCACGACTCGCGAAGGCCCTTGCGGATTGCGTGAGAGAAGATTAATGAGGTCGCTCCATTGGGGCGAGCGGTTCATTCCGCTCGCCTCTCTGTCGTGTTCGGAATTTGGCGTGTGATTCGATTCGCGCGCCGTGACGGGCAGGACAGGCTTGGGGGCGACCCGGCGGCGTCATTATCGAGGCCGGGCTGTTAAGGCCGGGTAAGTCAGGCAGACCGAATTTATGGCGAAATCCAATCCGTTGGTGTTCCTCCAGCAGGTTCGTGCGGAGGCGGCGAAAGTCACGTGGCCGACCAGGCGCGAGACGCTGATCACCACCGTCATGGTGTTCATCATGGTGGCGGCCGCCGCTGTCTTCTTTCTGGCCGCCGATCAGGCGATGAGCTGGGGCGTGAGCTATCTGCTCAGCCTGGTGCGCTGACGCCGCTGCGAACGGAGGGATACGCAATGGCCAAGCGCTGGTACATCGTCCACGCCTATTCGAATTTCGAGAAGAAGGTCGCCGAGTCGATCCGCGAAAAGGCGGCCCAGAACGGGCTCGAAGAGCTTTTCGACGAGATCCTCGTCCCGACCGAGAAGGTCGTGGAGGTGCGCCGCGGTCGCAAGGTCGACACCGAGCGCAAGTTCTTCCCCGGCTACGTGCTGGTGAAGATGGACATGACCGATCAGGCCTATCACCTGATCAAGAACACGCCGAAGGTCACCGGGTTCCTCGGTACGGACAACCGTCCGATGCCGATCCCGGACGCGGAGGCGATGCGCATCCTGCAGCAGGTGCAGGAGGGCGTGGAGCGTCCGAAGCCGACCGTGTCGTTCGAGGTCGGCGAGCAGGTGCGGGTCTCCGACGGGCCGTTCGCTTCCTTCAGCGGCCACGTGGAAGAGGTCGACGAGGAGCGCGCCCGTCTCAAGGTCGCGGTGTCGATCTTCGGCCGGCCGACGCCGGTCGAGCTGGAATACGGCCAGGTCGAGAAGGTCTGACGATCGGTCTAGCCCGGTGGCGGCGTTCGCCGGGCGACGCAGGTTTCCGTGCGGGTGGTTCGGCCCGTGCGGCGAGAGCTTCCAGTCCCGCGATGCGGATGCCCGATCGGGCGGCGCGCGGCGGGGCGGATGAGCGAGGGGCGGGAGGAAATGGATGCTGACGCCGGCATCCCCGGTCCGAACCGCCCCGATCCCGCCGGACGGTGTCCGGCGCAACGGTCGGGAAGGGGTCCCGACGGGAGAGAGCAATGGCGAAGAAAATCGACGGCTATATCAAGCTGCAGGTGAAGGCGGGCTCCGCTGCCCCGTCTCCGCCGATCGGCCCCGCGCTTGGCCAGCGCGGCCTGAACATCATGATGTTCTGTAAGGAGTTCAACGCCCGCACGCAGGACCTCGAGAAGGGTCAGCCGTGCCCGGTCGTGATCACCTATTTCTCGGACAAGTCGTTCACGTTCGAGATCAAGACCGCGCCCGTCAGCCACTTCCTGAAGCAGGCTGCCGGCATCTCGTCCGGGTCCAAGACTCCGGGCAAGGGCGCCATGGCCGGCAAGGTCACGGCCGCCCAGTGCCGTGAGATCGCGGAGAAGAAGCTGAAGGATCTGAACGCCACGGATCTCGATGCCGCTCAGCGCATGATCGAAGGTTC belongs to Pseudoxanthobacter soli DSM 19599 and includes:
- a CDS encoding TetR/AcrR family transcriptional regulator codes for the protein MATDSPSGRPGDVGQPATGGEPRRASDRIRATARDLFYREGIRAVGVEEIVTRAGVTKPSLYRSFASKDALAAAYLTDYDAEYWGRFDAAVAAHPGDPRAQIRAFFSGTGTRACVDGYRGCGLTNAAVEYPDPDHPARLVSQENKRELRRRLTEMAAAMGADDPALLGDGLLLLLEGTYTSGQLFGVGGPGGSLAAVADRLIEASLKAPKATDRSGTADRNPVDGSD
- a CDS encoding MFS transporter is translated as MHIARKRPFGQNYAFVVAGVVFLCLLASAGLRSAPSVMLIPLEQAFGWSRDLVSLSAAIGIFLYGLVGPFAAALMQRFGIKRVLVLALVLMSASTYASTYMSEPWHLVATWGVLSGLGSGCVAVVLGATVVNRWFSTNRGLMMGILTASTATGTLLFLPVLAWLAQTGGWQPVALAVAAGAALLVPLVLLLVPERPSDIGLRPYGMAPDAAPAATAPAVNLFAATFGVLGRAVQRRTFWYLFATFFICGFTTNGLVGTHLIAMCADRGIVEVQAAGLLALMGVFDLAGTTLSGWLTDRFDARKLLFLYYGLRGISLIYLPFTDFSFVSLSVFAVFYGLDWIATVPPTLRLTTAAFGERDAPVVFGWVVAGHQVGAASAAFFGGYMRTLTGDYLEAFVIAGMTGILAAILALMIRGEPRREPVPA
- a CDS encoding TerC family protein, whose protein sequence is MTEIFSVEAMTAFFQVVLIDLVLAGDNAIVIGLAAAGLPKEQRNKVIFVGVIAATVLRIAFASVTTYLLGIVGLLLAGGILLLWVCWKMWRELRVSHREEEGAVEALADADLNADGTIAGGAPRKTFAQAAWQIVIADVSMSLDNVLAVAGAAREHPWVLVSGLVLSIALMGLAASFIARLLQRFHWIAYIGLAVILYVAIEMIYRGTLEVWPVIAAL
- the secE gene encoding preprotein translocase subunit SecE is translated as MAKSNPLVFLQQVRAEAAKVTWPTRRETLITTVMVFIMVAAAAVFFLAADQAMSWGVSYLLSLVR
- the nusG gene encoding transcription termination/antitermination protein NusG — encoded protein: MAKRWYIVHAYSNFEKKVAESIREKAAQNGLEELFDEILVPTEKVVEVRRGRKVDTERKFFPGYVLVKMDMTDQAYHLIKNTPKVTGFLGTDNRPMPIPDAEAMRILQQVQEGVERPKPTVSFEVGEQVRVSDGPFASFSGHVEEVDEERARLKVAVSIFGRPTPVELEYGQVEKV
- the rplK gene encoding 50S ribosomal protein L11, which gives rise to MAKKIDGYIKLQVKAGSAAPSPPIGPALGQRGLNIMMFCKEFNARTQDLEKGQPCPVVITYFSDKSFTFEIKTAPVSHFLKQAAGISSGSKTPGKGAMAGKVTAAQCREIAEKKLKDLNATDLDAAQRMIEGSARSMGLEVVG